A section of the Pygocentrus nattereri isolate fPygNat1 chromosome 18, fPygNat1.pri, whole genome shotgun sequence genome encodes:
- the ak3 gene encoding GTP:AMP phosphotransferase AK3, mitochondrial, with the protein MVLERIFRAVIMGPPGSGKGTVSSRIVQSFGLKHLSSGDILRTNINAKTELGLLVKSCIDQGQLIPDDVISRLMLSNFKDMDQYSWLLDGFPRTVAQAESLDSMCTVDTVINLDVPFQTIKERLTSRWVHMPSGRVYNIDFNPPKIPGLDDVTGEPLTQRDDDTPETVTRRLKAYEYQTQPVLEYYRSKGVLETFTGTETNKIWPHIHAFLSKKLPYTQEARGQA; encoded by the exons ATGGTCTTGGAAAGAATTTTCCGTGCAGTTATCATGGGTCCTCCGGGCTCAGGGAAAGGGACGGTGTCGAGCAGGATAGTGCAAAGTTTTGGACTCAAGCATCTGTCCAGCGGGGACATCCTGAGAACCAACATCAATGCAAAGACTG AACTGGGTCTTCTGGTGAAGTCATGCATAGACCAGGGTCAGCTGATCCCTGATGATGTCATCTCTCGTCTCATGCTGTCCAACTTCAAAGACATGGATCAGTACAGCTGGCTCTTAGATG GTTTCCCTCGGACTGTAGCACAGGCAGAGAGCTTGGATAGCATGTGTACTGTGGACACGGTCATCAACCTGGATGTGCCTTTCCAGACCATTAAGGAGCGCCTGACTTCACGCTGGGTGCACATGCCCAGCGGTCGTGTCTACAACATAGACTTCAACCCACCCAAGATACCA GGTCTTGATGATGTCACAGGAGAGCCTTTGACCCAAAGGGATGATGACACACCTGAAACAGTGACCCGCAGACTGAAGGCCTACGAGTACCAGACTCAACCCGTTCTGGAATATTACAG GAGTAAAGGAGTGTTGGAAACTTTTACCGGGACTGAAACCAACAAGATATGGCCACACATTCATGCCTTCCTCTCCAAGAAGCTCCCGTACACTCAGGAGGCCAGGGGACAGGCTTAG
- the cdc37l1 gene encoding hsp90 co-chaperone Cdc37-like 1: MEWVVSPAEEQSRANDNTNLSAHSQQLHEASAESMASLCESQQQCVKASIVSSWQLVEAQDQLCGLELHGSESAEQARARALASSAHLSQSEEEWRRKESMLGGLESRWSPVPGAESGQSGFDKSIISDSQSKGNEPDYDKSLTFVQRHEQHLKHFGMLRRWDDSQRFLAQLPHLICEETANYLILWCFRLHAEKKEALMEQVAHQAVAMQFILEMARNVQQDPRGCFRQFFQKAKAGQEGYLDVFHTELEAFKQRVREYAVKSKLDTPKTPEQHYTPSSCCLDPKEVLESLPPELKACIQSQDMHILQNVLSTMNPQMAEYHIKRCLEAGLWTHPGRGPKEEGSETEEFRMMELS; this comes from the exons ATGGAGTGGGTCGTGTCTCCGGCGGAGGAGCAGAGCCGCGCAAACGACAACACAAATCTCTCTGCGCACTCACAACAACTACACGAG GCAAGTGCGGAGAGCATGGCATCTCTCTGTGAGAGCCAGCAGCAGTGTGTGAAGGCCTCTATCGTGTCAAGTTGGCAGCTGGTGGAGGCGCAGGACCAGCTGTGTGGTCTAGAGCTGCATGGCTCTGAGTCAGCTGAACAGGCCCGAGCCCGGGCCCTGGCCTCCTCCGCACACCTGTCTCAGTCTGAGGAGGAGTGGAGGAGGAAGGAAAGCATGCTGGGAGGCTTGGAGTCTCGATGGAGCCCTGTGCCTGGGGCAGAATCTGGTCAGAGTGGATTCGACAAG AGCATCATAAGTGATTCCCAATCAAAGGGGAATGAACCAGATTATGACAAGAGTTTAACATTCGTCCAGCGTCATGAGCAGCACCTGAAACATTTTG GCATGCTGCGGAGATGGGACGACAGTCAGCGTTTTCTAGCGCAGTTGCCCCACCTCATCTGTGAGGAAACGGCCAACTACCTAATCTTATGGTGCTTCCGCCTTCATGCTGAAAAA AAAGAGGCTCTGATGGAGCAGGTGGCTCACCAGGCCGTTGCCATGCAATTTATCCTGGAGATGGCCCGCAATGTGCAGCAGGACCCACGTGGCTGCTTCCGTCAGTTCTTCCAGAAAGCCAAA GCAGGACAGGAGGGATATTTGGACGTCTTCCACACTGAGCTTGAGGCCTTCaaacagagagtgagggagtaTGCGGTGAAGTCTAAACTGGACACCCCAAAAACTCCTGAACAGCACTACACTCCATCCAGCTGCTGCCTGGACCCCAAAGAGGTTCTGGAGTCTCTGCCTCCT GAACTGAAGGCGTGTATCCAGTCGCAAGACATGCACATTCTCCAGAACGTTCTTAGCACCATGAATCCACAG ATGGCAGAGTATCATATCAAACGGTGCTTAGAGGCGGGGCTATGGACGCATCCTGGACGAGGCCCAAAAGAGGAGGGCTCAGAAACAGAAGAATTCAGAATGATGGAGCTTTCCTAG